One region of Citrus sinensis cultivar Valencia sweet orange chromosome 6, DVS_A1.0, whole genome shotgun sequence genomic DNA includes:
- the LOC102621747 gene encoding uncharacterized protein LOC102621747 yields the protein MLSSECGYLVRRFAPLQHEKWSKIPESEKQVLFDRLLSKFEIDLNLPHVRRCVNNIMGGRYRDMRHWMYDHYLDYPSFEEALKHSYPGICSDDWAWLCHNIYNSASFQDQMVEIQQQQQTDPEEAKPLTQREICIEVLGKKSGYFRGLGNGPRPTSNHGVDTSEADRLHGIISSQQSRLDSQDVELQEQKKTIDQLESRLSQFEGMM from the exons ATGTTGTCAAGTGAGTGTGGATATTTGGTTAGAAGGTTTGCACCTCTTCAACATGAAAAATGGAGCAAGATTCCAGAATCAGAGAAGCAGGTTTTGTTTGATCGACTATTA TCAAAGTTTGAGATTGATTTAAACTTACCACATGTTCGTCGATGTGTGAATAACATTATGGGTGGGAGATATCGTGATATGAGACATTGGATGTATGATCATTACTTGGATTATCCATCCTTTGAAGAGGCACTTAAGCATTCATATCCAGGCATATGTTCAGATGATTGGGCTTGGCTTTGTCATAACATTTACAATTCCGCAAGTTTCCAG GACCAAATGGTAGAGatacaacaacagcaacaaacCGATCCTGAAGAAGCAAAACCACTAACTCAAAGGGAAATATGCATTGAAGTACTTGGAAAGAAATCAGGCTATTTTCGAGGACTTGGCAACGGACCACGCCCAACTTCAAACCATGGTGTTGATACTTCTGAGGCTGACAGATTGCATGGTATTATATCTTCACAACAAAGTAGATTGGATTCACAAGATGTTGAGCTTCAAGAGCAAAAGAAGACTATTGATCAATTAGAGTCCAGATTGTCCCAATTTGAGGGTATGAtgtag